Genomic DNA from Hordeum vulgare subsp. vulgare chromosome 2H, MorexV3_pseudomolecules_assembly, whole genome shotgun sequence:
CCCCATCCCTAAACCGCTGGCTAGGCATCTTCGCAAACCTCCCCATCGGCGTCCCGATGTCGGTGACATTCCAGAAATACCACCTGGAGCACCACCGGTTCCAAGGCGTGGACGGGATCGACATGGACATCCCCAGCCAAACCGAGGCGCACGTCGTAAAGAACGCTGTCAGCAAGTCCGTCTGGGTCGTGCTCCAGCTCTTCTTCTACGCGCTCAGGCCGCTCTTCCTGAAGCCGAAGCCTCCAGGCCTGTGGGAGTTCACCAACCTGACGATCCAGCTCGCGCTCGACGCGGCCATGGTGTACCTCTTCGGCTGGAAGTCGCTGGCCTACCTTATCCTGTCGACGTTCCTCGGCGGCGGCATGCACCCGATGGCAGGCCACTTCATCTCGGAGCACTACGTGTTCAGCCCGGAGCAGGAGACCTACTCCTACTACGGGCCGCTGAACCTGATGACGTGGCACGTGGGGTACCACAACGAGCACCACGACTTCCCCAGGATCCCCGGCGCCAAGCTGCACAAGGTGAAGGAGATCGCGCCGGAGTACTACAACAGTCTGAAATCATACAGGTCCTGGAGCCAGGTGATATACATGTACGTCATGGACCAGACGGTTGGCCCTTTCAGCCGGATGAAGAGGAAGGCGCCCAAGAAAGATTCGTAGAAGAAACCTCTGCCTCTAGGTTAAATTTTTGCCCCACAGATAGCTGTTTTAGATGATGTTTTACTCCTGGGCGATGGGCCACTGTCTCACTGAACTACTGAACTGTTAGCTCGTAGGCATTTTGCTTGTGTGTTCAGGGAACCGGCACTTGTACCAACTTGTTGCTTCATATCAACTCTGCTGTGTATTTCCCGCTGGagcaaaaatttcagattttgtaTGGTTTTCGAGAGTACACATAATTTGTGGAGTAAAAACATACTCTCACTGTAGCAAAATATAAGAGTTTATTGACACCATCATCGGTTGACGCCAAGGGAGTATGTGGTACAGGTGGTAAGCAACGCAaacttatatatatatacgtaTAATCCAAAGAAACATATTTTGATTTTGGACGATCCTTACTTAGTAATCCTTTTTTCAGTTCCTTTTTCTTTCAAACGATGGTAAAATCAGTTAGGGTGTGTTTAGTAGAGTGCATGGAGAATGTATGAGCTCAAAAGTTTCTTTCTCGGTCCATTTTTGTTGTTTGGTAGCCTGCACGGGACGTCCTCAACATGCACGAGCTCAGCCCAAATACTCTCTTAGCATGAACGAAGAGAGAACAACCGTTCGCTGGTCAGTGAAGTGAGCGACATTGTGTTTTAAAAATTCTAAATAATAATTTAATTTTTATAAAGGAGTCGTCTAACTCCGCATATGTTGTCTCAGCATAGCCGGTCCCAAGCcgggtaaaggaggagggttgtgataggcgtggcgagccaacgtgaaaaacccagccactcttatggagatgaaacccaaaggaaactcgttagggcgtaaccctcttagcgacgcgccacatgggaacccgggtgtggtgtcaaatgggcaagggccgggccgtcacccccttggtggcgcgccgtatcttgatctggatacggtgataagtgagcaagggccgggtcgccgcatccttagtggcgcgctgcaccgacgccccggtgtagtgaaaaatgagcaagggtcttcgcatttgactcgacgagcgcggagggtaaggaagttagtcgagcctaggaggatacg
This window encodes:
- the LOC123427321 gene encoding sphingolipid delta(4)-desaturase DES1-like — encoded protein: MGATRADAGDKEEGVMATDFFWSYTDEPHASRRREILAKHPQIKELFGPDPLAFIKIAVVVSLQLWTATLLRDAGWSKILPVAYFFGSFLNHNLFLAIHELSHNLAFTTPSLNRWLGIFANLPIGVPMSVTFQKYHLEHHRFQGVDGIDMDIPSQTEAHVVKNAVSKSVWVVLQLFFYALRPLFLKPKPPGLWEFTNLTIQLALDAAMVYLFGWKSLAYLILSTFLGGGMHPMAGHFISEHYVFSPEQETYSYYGPLNLMTWHVGYHNEHHDFPRIPGAKLHKVKEIAPEYYNSLKSYRSWSQVIYMYVMDQTVGPFSRMKRKAPKKDS